In Micromonospora sp. WMMD980, the following are encoded in one genomic region:
- a CDS encoding SMC family ATPase, with protein MRPMRLDMAGFTVFREETTVDFTDADFFALVGPTGSGKSTVLDAICFALYGTVPRWGGARGLANALAPSATEARVRLVFESAGDRYVATRVVRRDGRGTVKTANAGLQLMPQGFDVTKLDTGLSPDDLGDVVAGTPAEMEQAVLDAVGLPYEQFTSCVVLPQGQFADFLHAKPATRQQILVNLLGLGVYEGVQKKAVERAGRAEAKLETVDKVLGGLADVDDASLTDAQGRVDAVRELAGAVEAAVPELERARATAGERAAALADLDAELGVLDGVRAPEGVAELARAVTAARVAADEATAAVGLAEEREEKLRGELAAAGDESASRVQLRAYADRERLTGEAATVRAAVDAAAAEHEAALAALAGARADAERAEVELEAAFRAHEEAKAADQAVALRAHLVDGAPCPVCEQVVATVPAMPKGSAVSRAVAAGKAARAASEVAKRVVTERDAAARDLDRVLLRARAEHDGLAARLAELDGQLADAPAPDALRASLAEHARLRAALDEAAGAVRAGREAARRARGTLDGAQDRLRRAWREFDAVRDGLVRFGPPAADRDDVAGAWAALAGWAGEQADRRRADRAGLADSVEAAERAAGEVADRIGALFTAAGLDAPADPLRDVAVAVERAEAELRRLTERRDQATELREQRSGHEREARVARALAGHLRANNFERWLLTEALDLLVDGASRILRELSGGQYDLVHDKGEFFVVDHHDAGLRRGVRTLSGGETFQASLALALALSEQLAGMSTSAASLESIVLDEGFGTLDAATLDTVAATLENLAARGDRMVGVVTHVPALAERIPVRFEVRKDARTARIERTGL; from the coding sequence ATGCGGCCGATGCGGTTGGACATGGCCGGCTTCACCGTCTTCCGCGAGGAGACCACCGTCGACTTCACCGACGCCGACTTCTTCGCGCTCGTCGGCCCGACCGGCTCGGGCAAGTCCACGGTGCTCGACGCGATCTGCTTCGCGCTCTACGGCACGGTGCCCCGCTGGGGCGGCGCGCGGGGGCTGGCCAACGCGCTCGCGCCGTCGGCCACCGAGGCCCGGGTCCGGCTGGTCTTCGAGTCCGCCGGCGACCGCTACGTCGCCACCCGGGTGGTGCGCCGCGACGGCCGGGGCACGGTGAAGACGGCGAACGCCGGGCTCCAGCTCATGCCGCAGGGGTTCGACGTCACCAAGCTCGACACCGGGCTCAGCCCGGACGACCTGGGCGACGTGGTGGCCGGCACGCCGGCCGAGATGGAACAGGCGGTGCTCGACGCGGTCGGGCTGCCCTACGAACAGTTCACCTCCTGCGTGGTGCTGCCGCAGGGGCAGTTCGCCGACTTCCTGCACGCCAAGCCGGCGACCCGCCAGCAGATCCTGGTCAACCTGCTCGGGCTGGGCGTCTACGAGGGCGTGCAGAAGAAGGCGGTGGAGCGCGCCGGACGGGCCGAGGCGAAGCTGGAGACGGTCGACAAGGTGCTCGGCGGCCTCGCCGACGTCGACGACGCGAGCCTGACCGACGCCCAGGGCCGGGTCGACGCGGTGCGGGAGCTGGCCGGGGCGGTCGAGGCGGCCGTACCAGAGCTGGAGCGCGCCCGGGCGACGGCGGGTGAGCGGGCGGCGGCGCTGGCCGACCTCGACGCCGAGCTGGGTGTGCTGGACGGGGTGCGGGCGCCGGAGGGCGTCGCCGAGCTGGCCCGGGCGGTGACCGCGGCCCGGGTGGCCGCCGACGAGGCGACCGCGGCGGTGGGGCTGGCCGAGGAACGGGAGGAGAAGCTCCGCGGCGAGCTGGCCGCGGCCGGCGACGAGAGCGCGTCACGGGTGCAACTGCGGGCGTACGCCGACCGGGAGCGGTTGACCGGCGAGGCGGCCACGGTCCGCGCGGCGGTCGACGCGGCGGCCGCCGAGCACGAGGCGGCGCTCGCGGCGCTCGCGGGCGCGCGGGCCGACGCCGAGCGGGCCGAGGTCGAGCTGGAGGCGGCGTTCCGGGCGCACGAGGAGGCCAAGGCGGCCGACCAGGCGGTGGCGCTGCGGGCGCACCTGGTCGACGGCGCGCCGTGCCCGGTGTGCGAGCAGGTGGTCGCCACCGTGCCCGCGATGCCGAAGGGCTCGGCGGTGAGCCGGGCGGTCGCGGCCGGCAAGGCGGCACGCGCGGCGAGCGAGGTCGCCAAGCGGGTGGTGACCGAGCGCGACGCCGCCGCCCGCGACCTGGACCGGGTGCTGTTGCGGGCGCGGGCCGAGCACGACGGGCTCGCCGCCCGGCTGGCCGAGCTGGACGGGCAGCTCGCCGACGCGCCCGCGCCGGACGCGCTGCGCGCGTCGCTGGCCGAGCACGCCCGGCTCCGGGCGGCGCTGGACGAGGCGGCCGGCGCGGTCCGGGCCGGCCGGGAGGCGGCCCGCCGGGCCCGCGGCACGCTCGACGGCGCGCAGGACCGGTTGCGCCGCGCCTGGCGCGAGTTCGACGCGGTCCGCGACGGGCTGGTCCGGTTCGGCCCGCCCGCCGCCGACCGCGACGACGTGGCCGGGGCCTGGGCGGCGCTGGCCGGCTGGGCGGGCGAGCAGGCCGACCGGCGACGGGCCGACCGGGCCGGGCTGGCCGACTCGGTCGAGGCGGCCGAGCGGGCGGCGGGCGAGGTCGCCGACCGGATCGGCGCGCTGTTCACCGCCGCCGGGCTGGACGCGCCGGCCGACCCGCTGCGCGACGTGGCGGTGGCGGTCGAACGGGCCGAGGCGGAGCTGCGCCGGCTCACCGAGCGCCGCGACCAGGCGACCGAGCTGCGCGAGCAGCGGTCCGGCCACGAGCGCGAGGCGCGGGTGGCACGGGCGCTCGCCGGGCACCTGCGGGCCAACAACTTCGAGCGGTGGCTGCTCACCGAGGCGCTGGACCTGCTCGTCGACGGCGCGTCGCGGATCCTGCGGGAGCTGTCCGGCGGGCAGTACGACCTGGTCCACGACAAGGGAGAGTTCTTCGTCGTCGACCACCACGACGCGGGGCTGCGGCGCGGGGTGCGGACGCTGTCCGGCGGCGAGACGTTCCAGGCGTCGCTGGCGCTGGCGCTGGCGTTGTCGGAGCAGCTCGCGGGCATGTCGACGAGCGCGGCCAGCCTGGAGTCGATCGTGCTGGACGAGGGCTTCGGCACACTGGACGCGGCGACGCTGGACACGGTCGCGGCCACGCTGGAGAACCTGGCCGCCCGGGGCGACCGGATGGTCGGCGTGGTCACCCACGTCCCGGCGCTCGCCGAGCGGATCCCGGTGCGCTTCGAGGTCCGCAAGGACGCCCGCACCGCGCGCATCGAGCGGACCGGCCTGTGA
- a CDS encoding fused MFS/spermidine synthase, with translation MGRRRDADRMAADVDTGRAELVPDRDRPRSWTLLLDGAPQSHVDLADPTHLEFEYVRRLAAALDLVAPAGTPLRVLHLGGGALTLPRYVQATRPGSTQRVSEVDGALVELVRRELPWPSDPRLRVRVADARATLSSSRDGGYDVIVADVFAGARTPAHLTSVEYAAEVARVLAPDGCYLANVADGPPLRHARGQVATVRTVLPRACLVGDAAVLRGRRYGNLVLVASRVEPPVPELARRAAGDWFPGRVVAGDELDRFAGGLPVVRDADAVDSTPPPPGIFSVKR, from the coding sequence ATGGGCCGGCGGCGCGACGCCGACCGGATGGCGGCGGACGTGGACACCGGCCGGGCCGAGCTGGTGCCGGACCGGGACCGACCCCGCTCGTGGACGCTGCTGCTGGACGGCGCGCCGCAGTCGCACGTGGACCTGGCCGATCCGACGCATCTGGAGTTCGAGTACGTCCGCCGGCTGGCCGCCGCGCTCGACCTGGTGGCGCCCGCCGGCACACCGCTGCGGGTGCTGCACCTGGGCGGCGGCGCGCTCACCCTGCCCCGCTACGTCCAGGCCACCCGGCCCGGCTCGACGCAGCGGGTGTCCGAGGTGGACGGCGCGCTGGTGGAGCTGGTTCGGCGGGAGTTGCCCTGGCCGTCCGACCCCCGGCTGCGGGTGCGGGTGGCCGACGCCCGGGCCACGCTGTCGTCCAGCCGCGACGGCGGGTACGACGTGATCGTCGCGGACGTGTTCGCCGGCGCCCGCACGCCCGCCCACCTGACCTCGGTGGAGTACGCCGCCGAGGTGGCCCGGGTGCTGGCGCCCGACGGCTGTTACCTGGCGAACGTGGCCGACGGCCCGCCGCTGCGGCACGCCCGCGGGCAGGTCGCCACCGTGCGTACCGTGCTGCCCCGGGCGTGCCTGGTGGGCGACGCGGCGGTGCTGCGCGGCCGGCGCTACGGCAACCTGGTGCTGGTGGCGTCCCGGGTGGAGCCGCCGGTGCCGGAGCTGGCCCGACGCGCGGCCGGCGACTGGTTCCCCGGTCGGGTGGTGGCCGGTGACGAGCTGGACCGGTTCGCCGGCGGGTTGCCGGTGGTGCGCGACGCGGACGCCGTCGACTCCACGCCACCGCCGCCAGGAATTTTTTCCGTCAAACGTTGA
- a CDS encoding sigma-70 family RNA polymerase sigma factor, with protein sequence MHAVAAGWHGEVARPEWMFARAQPHSRASRSTRGVDARPADRQNDPVPPPRPAPGRHQATSAEASHSDQLIRLLYAEHAGPLLMFVMRLTGGDRQRAEDIVQETLLRAWRNAHRLGGPGQGSLRPWLVTVARRIAIDEHRSEQARPAETYDRDLTAFAESDSTDRVLRTMTVADALRTLSQSHREILVATYFRGRTVPEAAEELGLPLGTAKSRVYYALRALRTALQERGVTE encoded by the coding sequence ATGCATGCGGTGGCGGCCGGCTGGCACGGCGAGGTGGCGAGGCCCGAGTGGATGTTCGCCCGGGCACAGCCGCACTCGCGCGCGTCGCGCTCGACCCGGGGGGTCGACGCGCGTCCCGCCGATCGCCAGAATGACCCGGTGCCGCCCCCGCGACCCGCACCCGGCCGCCACCAGGCGACCTCCGCCGAGGCCAGTCACTCGGACCAGCTGATCCGCCTGCTCTACGCCGAACACGCCGGCCCGCTGCTGATGTTCGTGATGCGGCTGACCGGTGGGGACCGGCAGCGCGCCGAGGACATCGTGCAGGAGACGCTGCTGCGGGCCTGGCGCAACGCGCACCGTCTCGGCGGGCCGGGCCAGGGTTCGCTGCGGCCGTGGCTGGTCACGGTGGCCCGGCGGATCGCCATCGACGAGCACCGCAGTGAGCAGGCCCGCCCGGCGGAGACGTACGACCGGGACCTGACCGCGTTCGCCGAGTCGGACAGCACCGACCGGGTGCTGCGCACGATGACCGTGGCGGACGCGCTGCGTACCCTGAGCCAGTCGCACCGGGAGATCCTGGTGGCGACGTACTTCCGCGGTCGGACCGTGCCCGAGGCGGCGGAGGAGCTGGGCCTTCCGCTCGGCACCGCCAAGTCCCGGGTCTACTACGCGCTGCGCGCGCTGCGCACCGCTCTGCAGGAGAGGGGGGTGACGGAATGA
- a CDS encoding zf-HC2 domain-containing protein, with protein sequence MSRADHMDVAAYALGVLDAQDAERFEEHLATCWACAAELETMVPVVGMLADIDGESMAALEQTHTDPALLDRTLVSVRRDRRRTRVRQLLATAAAVVVFGGLSAVAAGFLGGEAPSTPQAGPTRSVPTAAPSSTTPTDPNRPGLGGDREIEGDEHNATDPGTGVKTTMWLAKKEYGTQISLQLNRLPGPRTCRLLVVRKNATSEVVGTWSVPGSGYGTNQNPLGLELTASTSAPLGDIAKVQVQSVDVNGVASPLVTVADL encoded by the coding sequence ATGAGCCGGGCCGACCACATGGACGTCGCCGCGTATGCGCTCGGCGTGCTGGACGCACAGGACGCCGAGCGGTTCGAGGAGCACCTGGCCACCTGCTGGGCGTGTGCGGCGGAACTGGAGACGATGGTGCCGGTGGTGGGGATGCTCGCCGACATCGACGGCGAGTCGATGGCCGCGCTGGAGCAGACGCACACCGATCCGGCGCTGCTGGACCGGACGCTGGTGTCGGTGCGGCGGGACCGCCGGCGTACCCGGGTGCGGCAGTTGCTCGCCACCGCGGCGGCGGTCGTCGTGTTCGGTGGCCTGAGCGCTGTCGCGGCCGGGTTCCTCGGCGGCGAGGCGCCGTCGACGCCGCAGGCCGGGCCGACGCGGAGTGTGCCCACCGCGGCGCCGAGCAGCACCACCCCGACCGACCCGAACCGGCCGGGCCTGGGCGGTGACCGGGAGATCGAGGGTGACGAGCACAATGCCACCGACCCGGGCACCGGTGTGAAGACCACGATGTGGCTGGCGAAGAAGGAGTACGGCACCCAGATCAGCCTGCAACTGAACCGGCTACCGGGTCCGCGCACCTGCCGGCTGCTGGTGGTGCGCAAGAACGCCACCAGCGAGGTGGTCGGCACGTGGTCGGTGCCGGGCAGCGGCTACGGCACCAACCAGAACCCGCTCGGGTTGGAGCTGACCGCGTCCACCTCGGCCCCGCTGGGTGACATCGCGAAGGTCCAGGTGCAGTCGGTGGACGTCAACGGGGTGGCGAGCCCGCTGGTGACGGTCGCCGACCTCTGA
- a CDS encoding DNA-3-methyladenine glycosylase 2 family protein — MTSPAARRTLRPPAGYRLAASVRALTFSPYDPCARIAAGSFWWAARTPDGPATLTLRPEAGELVAEGYGPGAAWVIDRADGVAGLRDDLTGFPALAARHPLVARLARQHHGLRMPATGQVFARLLRAVFEQKVTGKEAYRAYAATVRHFREPAPGPLQPLLLPPEPAAVAATPYWVFHPFGVEQRRADTLRRAAAVADRLERCPDAAEATRRLTAIAGIGPWTAAEVVRIAYGDPDAVSVGDYHVPNTVAWALAGEPRGDDARMLALLEPFAGHRGRVCVLLEAAGVQAPRYGPRAPIRSFARY; from the coding sequence GTGACCTCGCCCGCCGCCCGCCGGACGCTGCGCCCGCCGGCCGGCTACCGACTCGCCGCCTCGGTGCGGGCGCTGACGTTCAGCCCCTACGACCCGTGCGCGCGGATCGCCGCCGGCAGTTTCTGGTGGGCCGCCCGCACCCCGGACGGTCCGGCCACGCTGACGCTGCGACCGGAGGCCGGCGAGTTGGTCGCCGAGGGGTACGGGCCGGGCGCGGCGTGGGTGATCGACCGCGCCGACGGGGTGGCCGGGCTGCGCGACGACCTGACCGGGTTCCCCGCGCTGGCCGCCCGGCACCCGCTGGTGGCCCGGCTGGCCCGTCAGCACCACGGGCTGCGGATGCCGGCCACCGGCCAGGTCTTCGCGCGGCTGCTGCGGGCCGTCTTCGAGCAGAAGGTCACCGGCAAGGAGGCGTACCGGGCGTACGCCGCGACCGTGCGGCACTTCCGCGAGCCGGCGCCGGGTCCGCTGCAGCCGCTGCTGCTGCCGCCGGAGCCGGCCGCGGTGGCGGCCACGCCGTACTGGGTGTTCCACCCGTTCGGGGTGGAGCAGCGCCGGGCGGACACGCTGCGCCGCGCGGCGGCCGTCGCGGACCGGCTGGAACGCTGCCCGGACGCGGCCGAGGCCACCCGCCGGCTCACCGCGATCGCCGGCATCGGGCCGTGGACCGCCGCCGAGGTGGTCCGGATCGCGTACGGGGACCCGGACGCGGTGAGCGTCGGCGACTACCACGTGCCGAACACCGTGGCCTGGGCGCTGGCCGGGGAGCCGCGCGGGGACGACGCGCGGATGCTGGCGCTGCTGGAGCCGTTCGCCGGTCACCGGGGGCGGGTGTGCGTGCTGCTGGAGGCGGCCGGCGTCCAGGCGCCGAGGTACGGGCCGCGCGCCCCGATCCGCTCCTTCGCCCGCTACTGA
- a CDS encoding DUF1990 domain-containing protein, protein MSPREEVADVAELTYPEVGATRDGGLPAGYHHLRHRVRLPDGGFPVAADAVLGWRLHRAAGVVMRADAPRAAPGVRVTPGLGVGPARLWGPTEVVWAVDEPDRAGFGYGTLPGHPEIGEEAFLVTRGPGGTFFEVTAFSRPAHWYVRAAGPVTRGFQLVYAWWLGRTLRRLCAGR, encoded by the coding sequence GTGTCCCCGCGCGAGGAGGTGGCCGACGTGGCCGAGCTGACGTACCCCGAGGTGGGAGCGACCCGCGACGGCGGCCTGCCGGCCGGCTACCACCACCTGCGCCACCGGGTCCGGCTGCCGGACGGCGGCTTCCCGGTCGCGGCGGACGCGGTGCTCGGCTGGCGGCTGCACCGCGCCGCCGGCGTGGTGATGCGCGCCGACGCGCCGCGCGCCGCGCCCGGGGTGCGGGTCACGCCGGGCCTCGGCGTCGGTCCGGCGCGCCTCTGGGGCCCGACCGAGGTGGTCTGGGCGGTCGACGAACCGGACCGGGCCGGCTTCGGCTACGGCACGCTGCCCGGGCACCCGGAGATCGGCGAGGAGGCGTTCCTGGTCACCCGTGGTCCCGGCGGGACCTTCTTCGAGGTGACCGCGTTCAGTCGGCCGGCACACTGGTACGTGCGGGCCGCCGGGCCGGTCACCCGGGGCTTCCAGTTGGTGTACGCCTGGTGGCTGGGGCGCACGCTGCGCCGGCTCTGCGCCGGCCGCTGA
- a CDS encoding GNAT family N-acetyltransferase — protein MTDDVTIAPAVASDAGEILTVQRAAYLVEAQRYRDLFLPPLTETLDEVRAALAGPAVVLAARRGARLVGSVRARLDGDTAHVGRLSVAPDQQGHGIGGRLLSAVERACAGRVARFALFTGAQSTDNLVRYARRGYRVVAHRDDENGNRLAVLEKVSPARSDA, from the coding sequence GTGACCGACGACGTGACCATCGCCCCCGCCGTCGCCTCGGACGCCGGTGAGATCCTCACCGTGCAGCGCGCGGCATACCTGGTGGAGGCGCAACGCTACCGGGACCTGTTCCTGCCCCCGCTGACCGAGACGCTGGACGAGGTCCGGGCGGCGCTGGCCGGCCCGGCCGTGGTGCTCGCCGCCCGGCGCGGCGCCCGCCTGGTCGGCTCGGTGCGGGCCCGCCTCGACGGTGACACCGCCCACGTGGGCCGGCTCTCGGTCGCCCCGGACCAGCAGGGGCACGGCATCGGTGGGCGGCTGCTGAGTGCGGTGGAGCGGGCCTGCGCCGGCCGGGTGGCGCGGTTCGCGCTGTTCACCGGCGCGCAGAGCACCGACAACCTGGTCCGGTACGCCCGGCGCGGCTACCGGGTGGTGGCGCACCGGGACGACGAGAACGGCAACCGGTTGGCGGTGCTGGAGAAGGTCAGCCCCGCTCGCAGCGACGCCTGA
- a CDS encoding SRPBCC family protein, whose protein sequence is MRFVEVVEIAADVERVWAVQTDVERWPEWTPSVTAARRLEPGPLVLGSTARLTQPRLRPAVWRVTEIEPPHAFVWESAAPGVRSRGEHRLVPLDDGRTRAELALTQTGPLAGLVGLFGGATMRRYLRQEADGLRRRCERG, encoded by the coding sequence ATGCGGTTCGTGGAGGTCGTCGAGATCGCCGCCGACGTCGAGCGGGTCTGGGCGGTGCAGACCGACGTGGAGCGCTGGCCGGAGTGGACGCCCTCGGTCACCGCCGCCCGCCGGCTGGAGCCCGGGCCGCTGGTCCTCGGCTCGACCGCCCGGCTCACCCAGCCCCGCCTGCGTCCCGCCGTGTGGCGGGTCACCGAGATCGAGCCGCCGCACGCCTTCGTCTGGGAGTCCGCCGCCCCCGGCGTGCGCAGCCGGGGCGAGCACCGGCTGGTCCCGCTGGACGACGGGCGCACCCGCGCCGAGCTGGCGCTGACCCAGACCGGCCCGCTGGCCGGGCTGGTCGGGCTGTTCGGCGGCGCCACCATGCGCCGCTACCTCCGGCAGGAGGCGGACGGGCTCAGGCGTCGCTGCGAGCGGGGCTGA
- a CDS encoding ATP-dependent DNA ligase, which yields MDLPINPPVEPMLAKSVAQLPTDPGLTYEPKWDGFRCIVFRDGDEVELASRGGKPMTRYFPEVVEQARRQLPPRCAVDGELIVIRRDGPGGQPRLDFELLAQRIHPAASRVKLLAETTPADFVAFDLLAVDDELLTAQPYPQRRERLERALAGVRPPVHVTQVTTDPETARRWFEVFEGAGLDGLIVKPADLPYEPGKRLMSKVKHARTADAVVAGFRWHKSGPVVGSLLLGLYGDDGLLHHIGVSSSFTMARRKELLDELEPYRDVGADHPWVHGDHERGQRIPGGVSRWTGGKNLEWEPLRPELVVEVAYDAMEGDRLRHTARFLRWRPDRDPRSCDYGQLDRPVRFDVDEVLRGDPAATVSDAGGRA from the coding sequence GTGGACCTGCCGATCAACCCGCCGGTCGAGCCGATGCTGGCCAAGAGCGTGGCCCAACTCCCCACCGATCCCGGCCTGACCTACGAGCCCAAGTGGGACGGCTTCCGGTGCATCGTCTTCCGTGACGGCGACGAGGTCGAGCTGGCCAGCCGGGGCGGCAAGCCGATGACCCGCTACTTCCCCGAGGTGGTGGAGCAGGCGCGCCGCCAGCTCCCGCCCCGCTGCGCGGTCGACGGCGAGCTGATCGTGATCCGCCGGGACGGCCCGGGCGGGCAGCCCAGGCTCGACTTCGAGCTGCTGGCGCAGCGCATCCATCCGGCCGCCTCCCGGGTGAAGCTGCTGGCCGAGACCACGCCCGCCGACTTCGTCGCGTTCGACCTGCTCGCCGTCGACGACGAGCTGTTGACCGCCCAGCCCTACCCGCAGCGCCGGGAGCGGCTGGAGCGGGCCCTGGCCGGGGTCCGGCCTCCCGTGCACGTGACCCAGGTGACCACCGACCCGGAGACGGCCCGGCGCTGGTTCGAGGTGTTCGAGGGCGCCGGCCTGGACGGGCTCATCGTCAAGCCGGCCGATCTGCCCTACGAGCCGGGCAAGCGGCTGATGTCCAAGGTCAAGCACGCCCGCACGGCGGACGCGGTGGTGGCCGGCTTCCGCTGGCACAAGTCCGGCCCGGTGGTCGGTTCACTGCTGCTCGGCCTCTACGGCGACGACGGGTTGCTGCACCACATCGGCGTCAGCTCCTCGTTCACCATGGCCCGCCGCAAGGAGCTGCTCGACGAGCTGGAGCCCTACCGCGACGTCGGCGCCGACCACCCGTGGGTGCACGGCGACCACGAGCGGGGCCAGCGCATCCCGGGCGGGGTGAGCCGGTGGACCGGCGGCAAGAACCTGGAGTGGGAGCCGCTGCGCCCGGAGCTGGTGGTCGAGGTGGCCTACGACGCGATGGAGGGCGACCGGCTGCGGCACACCGCCCGGTTCCTGCGCTGGCGCCCCGACCGCGACCCCCGCTCGTGCGACTACGGCCAGCTCGACCGCCCGGTCCGCTTCGACGTCGACGAGGTGCTGCGCGGCGATCCGGCGGCGACGGTGAGCGACGCCGGCGGCCGGGCGTAG
- a CDS encoding alpha/beta hydrolase produces the protein MEGANVTGFPDRPRRVRPALAAFVAAVVLTAGCTLPAFAPRAESEGEAAPPGSAPTWRACPEVPDELVGRGAADMRYECTRVAVPRNWGTGAATGATAGPGTGETFEIALIRARSTKQRDRIGSLVVNPGGPGASGVDTAVYLSFGPAFGGLPTAITDRFDIVGFDPRGVARSSPVKCIPDADLDASFGYDPDPESQASFDGFVDLNRRIGARCGGKYGDQLPLYGTEQAARDMDAVRAAVGDEKLTYLGYSYGTLLGATYAQLYPQRVRALVLDGAVDPRQQLIAGSESQAKGFERAFDNFSRWCAANAGRCPIAPDARAAVTAAIDKATVSPVRGADGRKATAGWVFYAVISSLYTEQGWQELARAIDELQGGDPAGVFKLADAYAGREDDGHYSNLFDANMAINCADETEKPTREQVRSLQSQWRQKYPLFGPALAVGMLGCVEWPGERDPYPTGRAAGAPPILVVGTTGDPATPYEQTAALASMLGVGRVLTWEGEGHTAYPQTACVTKAVDAYLISLTVPREGLRCPAR, from the coding sequence ATGGAAGGCGCCAACGTGACAGGCTTCCCCGACCGGCCCCGCCGGGTCCGGCCCGCGCTGGCCGCGTTCGTCGCGGCGGTGGTGCTCACCGCCGGCTGCACGCTGCCGGCGTTCGCCCCGCGTGCCGAGAGCGAGGGCGAGGCGGCCCCGCCGGGGAGCGCGCCCACCTGGCGGGCCTGCCCGGAGGTGCCCGACGAGCTGGTCGGCCGGGGCGCGGCCGACATGCGCTACGAGTGCACCCGGGTCGCCGTGCCGCGCAACTGGGGCACCGGGGCGGCCACCGGGGCGACCGCCGGGCCGGGCACCGGCGAGACGTTCGAGATCGCGCTGATCCGGGCCCGCTCCACCAAGCAACGCGACCGGATCGGGTCGCTCGTGGTCAACCCGGGGGGTCCCGGCGCGTCCGGGGTGGACACCGCGGTCTACCTGTCCTTCGGTCCGGCGTTCGGCGGCCTGCCGACGGCGATCACCGACCGGTTCGACATCGTCGGCTTCGACCCGCGCGGGGTGGCCCGCTCCAGCCCGGTCAAGTGCATCCCCGACGCCGACCTCGACGCCAGCTTCGGCTACGACCCCGACCCCGAGAGCCAGGCGTCCTTCGACGGCTTCGTCGACCTCAACCGGCGCATCGGCGCGCGGTGTGGCGGCAAGTACGGCGACCAGCTCCCGCTCTACGGCACCGAGCAGGCCGCCCGGGACATGGACGCGGTGCGCGCTGCGGTCGGCGACGAGAAGCTGACCTACCTCGGCTACTCCTACGGCACGCTGCTCGGCGCCACCTACGCCCAGCTCTATCCGCAGCGGGTGCGGGCGCTGGTGCTCGACGGCGCGGTCGACCCGAGGCAGCAGCTGATCGCCGGTTCGGAGAGCCAGGCCAAGGGCTTCGAGCGGGCGTTCGACAACTTCTCCCGGTGGTGCGCGGCGAACGCCGGGCGCTGCCCGATCGCGCCGGATGCGCGCGCGGCGGTCACCGCCGCGATCGACAAGGCCACCGTCTCGCCGGTGCGCGGCGCGGACGGCCGGAAGGCCACCGCCGGCTGGGTCTTCTACGCGGTGATCTCCTCGCTCTACACCGAGCAGGGTTGGCAGGAGCTGGCCCGGGCGATCGACGAGTTGCAGGGCGGGGACCCGGCGGGCGTGTTCAAGCTCGCCGACGCGTACGCCGGCCGCGAGGACGACGGGCACTACTCGAACCTGTTCGACGCCAACATGGCGATCAACTGCGCCGACGAGACCGAGAAGCCGACCCGGGAGCAGGTCCGGTCGTTGCAGTCGCAGTGGCGGCAGAAATATCCGCTGTTCGGCCCGGCGCTGGCGGTGGGGATGCTCGGCTGCGTGGAGTGGCCGGGCGAGCGTGACCCCTATCCGACCGGCCGGGCGGCGGGCGCGCCACCGATCCTGGTGGTCGGCACCACCGGCGACCCGGCCACGCCCTACGAGCAGACCGCCGCGCTCGCCTCGATGCTGGGCGTCGGCCGGGTGCTCACCTGGGAGGGCGAGGGGCACACGGCCTACCCGCAGACCGCGTGCGTGACCAAGGCCGTCGACGCGTACCTGATCTCGCTCACCGTCCCCCGGGAGGGGCTGCGCTGCCCCGCCCGGTGA
- a CDS encoding GNAT family N-acetyltransferase has protein sequence MAEVIFREAVRADLPAVLALLADDVLGRTRDLPEVDEAYERAFADLDADPRNLMIVADDGGELVGCFQITYIPGLGRHGAERSLIESVRVRSDRRGRGLGRAMMRWAIDQARARGCALVQLTTDKQRADAHRFYRDLGFVASHEGMKLAL, from the coding sequence GTGGCTGAGGTGATCTTCCGGGAGGCGGTCCGGGCCGACCTGCCCGCCGTACTCGCCCTGCTCGCCGACGACGTGCTGGGCCGGACCCGCGACCTGCCCGAGGTCGACGAGGCGTACGAGCGGGCGTTCGCCGACCTCGACGCCGACCCGCGCAACTTGATGATCGTCGCGGACGACGGCGGTGAGCTGGTCGGCTGCTTCCAGATCACCTACATTCCCGGCCTGGGCCGGCACGGCGCGGAGCGGTCGCTGATCGAGTCGGTGCGGGTCCGCTCGGACCGGCGCGGACGCGGGCTGGGCCGGGCGATGATGCGCTGGGCGATCGACCAGGCCCGCGCGCGGGGTTGCGCGCTGGTGCAGCTCACCACCGACAAGCAGCGCGCCGACGCGCACCGGTTCTATCGCGACCTGGGCTTCGTGGCCAGCCACGAGGGGATGAAGCTGGCGCTGTAG